A section of the Bacillus pumilus genome encodes:
- the mmuP gene encoding S-methylmethionine permease, translated as MEQAKDQSQQYQRKMTSRHLFMLSLGGVIGTGLFLSSGYTINQAGPAGTILAYLVGALIVYLVMLCLGELSVAMPVTGAFHTYATKYIGPGTGYTVAWLYWLTWTVALGSEFTAAGLLMQRWFPDTSVWMWSGVFALLIFLLNAFTVKFFAESEFWFSSIKVMAIILFIILGGAAMFGLIPLKGGEAAPFFSNFTGEGGLFPNGFLPILMTMLAVNFAFSGTELIGIAAGESVNPDETIPRAIRTTVLRLVLFFVGTIVVLAGLIPVEEAGVIKSPFVVVFDRIGIPYAADFMNFVILTAILSAANSGLYASSRMLWSLSEERTLPKKLAKLTSKGIPLNALILSMIGGILSLLSSIIAPETVYLVLVSISGLAVVIVWMGIAASQFMFRKRFLQEGGKLHDLSFRTPLYPVVPIVAFFLCFASVIGIAFDPNQRIALICGIPFIAICYAAYYVTAWIQKKREEPGV; from the coding sequence ATGGAACAAGCAAAAGATCAGTCACAACAATATCAACGAAAAATGACGAGCCGCCACCTGTTCATGCTTTCTCTAGGCGGCGTCATTGGCACAGGGCTCTTTTTAAGCTCTGGGTATACCATCAATCAAGCAGGACCCGCAGGAACGATCCTTGCCTATCTTGTCGGGGCATTAATTGTGTACCTCGTGATGCTCTGTTTAGGCGAGTTGTCTGTTGCCATGCCGGTTACAGGGGCATTTCATACGTATGCAACAAAGTACATTGGACCCGGCACAGGCTACACAGTTGCTTGGCTGTACTGGCTGACATGGACAGTCGCACTCGGGTCGGAATTTACAGCGGCAGGGCTTTTAATGCAGCGCTGGTTCCCAGACACATCAGTTTGGATGTGGAGCGGCGTCTTTGCTCTTCTTATCTTTTTACTCAATGCGTTTACAGTTAAGTTTTTTGCAGAATCAGAGTTTTGGTTTTCCAGCATTAAAGTAATGGCTATTATTCTCTTTATTATTCTTGGCGGAGCTGCGATGTTTGGCTTGATTCCATTAAAAGGCGGTGAAGCCGCTCCGTTCTTTTCTAACTTCACTGGGGAAGGCGGTCTTTTCCCAAACGGCTTTTTACCAATTTTAATGACGATGCTGGCCGTCAATTTCGCTTTTTCAGGTACGGAGTTAATTGGAATTGCTGCGGGTGAAAGCGTCAATCCTGACGAGACCATTCCAAGAGCGATACGTACAACCGTACTGCGGCTTGTCTTGTTTTTCGTTGGAACAATCGTAGTCTTAGCTGGCCTGATCCCAGTAGAAGAAGCCGGGGTGATCAAAAGTCCATTTGTTGTGGTGTTTGATCGCATTGGGATTCCATATGCCGCAGATTTCATGAATTTTGTCATTTTGACAGCGATCTTATCTGCCGCAAACTCTGGACTATATGCGTCATCTCGTATGCTCTGGTCACTTTCTGAGGAACGAACACTGCCTAAAAAACTGGCGAAGCTGACATCAAAAGGAATTCCTTTGAATGCACTGATTTTAAGTATGATTGGCGGGATTCTTTCTTTGTTATCAAGTATCATTGCGCCAGAAACGGTATACCTTGTCCTTGTTTCGATCTCAGGACTTGCCGTTGTGATCGTGTGGATGGGGATTGCTGCCTCACAATTTATGTTTCGGAAACGTTTTTTACAGGAAGGCGGAAAGCTTCATGATCTTTCCTTCCGAACCCCGCTCTATCCAGTGGTTCCGATTGTAGCCTTCTTCCTGTGTTTTGCATCTGTGATTGGCATTGCCTTTGATCCAAATCAGCGGATTGCCCTTATCTGCGGCATCCCTTTCATCGCGATCTGCTATGCTGCCTATTATGTGACAGCTTGGATTCAAAAAAAACGTGAAGAACCTGGTGTATAA
- a CDS encoding DUF402 domain-containing protein, which translates to MLISLHVDRWNEVIERKIKYDQKVVEHTCQLLDAQGQKMVLFHKIEETFTMSADDDTLTIPKGSYTTAYYWKDRPYNMYFWRDDQGEELGSYFNMVGHTWFNGQLVMFEDLIVDLLVLPNGDFFVLDEDELPESLADFEQGSVRRALEAVMASLESILDQVRADADGKYHHSLFVPLLK; encoded by the coding sequence ATGTTGATTTCGCTACATGTGGATCGGTGGAATGAAGTAATCGAGAGAAAAATCAAATACGATCAGAAGGTTGTGGAACATACGTGTCAGCTGTTAGACGCACAGGGACAGAAAATGGTACTTTTTCACAAAATTGAAGAGACGTTTACGATGAGTGCAGATGATGATACGCTGACGATTCCAAAAGGAAGCTATACGACCGCCTACTATTGGAAGGATCGTCCTTACAATATGTATTTCTGGAGAGATGATCAAGGGGAGGAACTAGGTTCTTATTTTAATATGGTGGGGCATACATGGTTCAATGGCCAGCTGGTCATGTTTGAAGACCTCATTGTTGATCTTCTCGTTCTTCCAAATGGTGATTTTTTTGTATTGGATGAAGATGAGCTGCCAGAGAGTTTAGCGGATTTTGAACAAGGTTCGGTGCGCCGAGCATTAGAGGCTGTGATGGCTTCGTTAGAAAGCATACTGGATCAAGTGAGGGCAGATGCCGATGGGAAATATCATCACAGCTTGTTTGTGCCGCTGTTGAAATAA
- a CDS encoding multidrug effflux MFS transporter — protein MSSFSYPQESKKNRFLLAALLGSLTALAPLAMDMYLPALPHIARDFEASTALSQLSLMACLIGLALGQLIAGPISDTVGRRKPLMIGLIIFIAASLLCTVVSSIWMFILLRLIQGLAGSAGIVIARAIVRDHYEGSEMTKFFALLMLVNGVAPAAAPIVGGQMLRFTTWQGVFVLLGILGTLMLLRSIFSLQESLPAERRQTGGFQQIVSAMKILASDRLFVGYALSQGLVFAAMFAYISGSPFVLQELFHLSPQGFSAAFAVNSLGIITVGQVFARVAAKIGEEKVLRIGLLIAALGGVTLFLMISIDAGLYGILIPLFFVVSSVGIVGTSAPSLAMQHHGAHAGSAAALIGVAQMLLGACVTPLVGLAGSQTAFPMGLIIMLCELGALCCYFFFVVRAKKRPA, from the coding sequence ATGAGTTCTTTCTCTTATCCCCAAGAATCGAAAAAAAACCGATTTCTCCTTGCCGCATTGCTTGGTTCTTTAACAGCCCTTGCACCGCTTGCAATGGATATGTATTTACCTGCATTGCCTCATATTGCGCGCGATTTTGAAGCAAGCACTGCTTTGTCCCAATTAAGTCTGATGGCTTGTCTTATTGGACTGGCGCTTGGACAACTGATTGCAGGCCCTATTAGTGATACGGTCGGCAGAAGAAAGCCGCTGATGATCGGCTTAATCATTTTTATCGCTGCATCTCTTTTATGTACAGTGGTTTCGTCGATTTGGATGTTCATCCTCTTAAGACTGATTCAAGGACTCGCTGGTTCAGCAGGCATTGTCATTGCACGAGCCATTGTGCGTGATCATTATGAAGGATCAGAAATGACGAAATTCTTTGCACTGCTCATGTTGGTCAACGGGGTTGCTCCTGCAGCGGCACCTATTGTGGGCGGACAGATGTTACGCTTTACCACATGGCAGGGTGTGTTTGTTCTTTTAGGAATTCTCGGAACCTTGATGCTGCTGAGATCCATTTTTTCACTTCAAGAAAGCTTACCTGCGGAGCGCAGACAGACAGGAGGCTTTCAACAGATTGTAAGTGCCATGAAAATTTTAGCGAGTGATCGTCTCTTTGTTGGGTATGCTCTCTCGCAAGGTCTTGTATTCGCAGCGATGTTTGCTTATATTTCTGGCTCACCTTTTGTGCTTCAGGAACTTTTTCACCTATCTCCACAAGGATTCAGTGCTGCCTTTGCGGTGAACAGTCTTGGGATCATCACAGTTGGACAAGTATTTGCCAGGGTCGCTGCGAAAATTGGCGAAGAGAAGGTTCTTCGCATTGGATTGCTGATAGCTGCTTTAGGCGGTGTCACCTTATTTTTGATGATCTCCATTGATGCAGGGTTGTATGGCATTCTTATTCCGCTCTTTTTCGTAGTCTCAAGCGTTGGAATTGTTGGCACCTCTGCCCCGTCTCTTGCGATGCAGCATCACGGCGCACATGCAGGAAGTGCAGCCGCACTCATCGGTGTGGCACAAATGCTGCTAGGCGCCTGCGTGACACCTCTTGTCGGATTAGCCGGAAGCCAAACAGCCTTTCCAATGGGCCTGATTATTATGCTTTGTGAACTAGGTGCACTTTGCTGTTATTTCTTCTTTGTAGTTCGAGCGAAAAAAAGACCCGCATAA
- a CDS encoding Ig-like domain-containing protein, which translates to MKKIMFAFFLSLLLVFPTFAHAEETGAVPASVQVTSVTAADSGLVNYGYGSKYRVGSYYPATFKGTLKDASGNLMPNQPIQLYFEAAIKSYAQTATGTTDGNGQFSLTFQVPAGAGYQSYNNAGWSTHYYDVVPVTFTSNDIKLSSNVTSVYHLAYTSRY; encoded by the coding sequence ATGAAAAAAATCATGTTTGCTTTCTTTCTATCTTTGCTTCTCGTATTCCCAACATTTGCACATGCAGAGGAAACAGGAGCAGTACCAGCATCCGTTCAAGTAACAAGTGTCACAGCAGCCGATAGTGGTTTAGTGAATTACGGCTATGGCAGTAAATATCGCGTGGGTTCTTATTATCCAGCTACGTTTAAAGGAACGCTAAAAGATGCAAGTGGAAATCTCATGCCCAATCAGCCGATCCAGCTTTATTTTGAAGCAGCAATCAAATCATATGCTCAAACAGCAACAGGCACAACAGACGGGAACGGACAATTTTCACTGACGTTTCAAGTTCCTGCCGGTGCAGGCTACCAATCATACAATAATGCAGGCTGGTCTACACATTACTACGATGTCGTTCCAGTGACATTCACTTCAAACGACATCAAGCTTTCTTCAAATGTCACAAGTGTGTACCATTTGGCATATACATCACGTTACTAA
- a CDS encoding PTS sugar transporter subunit IIA, giving the protein MFQKDHVFTQVNGRSKNEILQYIAEKAEDLQITNDQAGLLSDLLTREDEVSTGLQQGFAIPHTKSSAVQTASLLFLELEQPIEWGSFDDLPTSYLFTLLVPLEEANVTHLKLLSGIATSLMEPAFIEKIQPGQTANYYYEVIEQQLKEGITQ; this is encoded by the coding sequence TTGTTCCAAAAAGATCATGTTTTCACACAAGTAAACGGACGATCAAAGAATGAGATTTTACAATACATTGCCGAGAAAGCTGAAGACCTTCAGATTACAAACGATCAGGCGGGGTTACTATCAGATTTGTTGACTCGCGAAGACGAAGTTTCAACAGGACTTCAGCAAGGCTTCGCCATTCCTCATACAAAAAGCTCCGCTGTACAAACGGCATCACTTCTTTTTTTAGAGCTGGAACAACCGATTGAATGGGGCAGCTTTGACGATTTGCCCACAAGCTATTTATTTACACTGCTCGTTCCATTAGAAGAAGCAAATGTCACACACCTGAAATTACTGTCAGGGATTGCGACAAGCCTCATGGAACCGGCTTTCATCGAAAAAATACAACCAGGTCAAACCGCTAACTATTATTACGAAGTCATTGAACAACAATTGAAAGAGGGGATTACACAATGA
- a CDS encoding GNAT family N-acetyltransferase produces MEQQELIIRQAVKEDHEAIRHVLIKSYSQYEPQFTEEGWQNYSAALAAAVDNPNMELMLVAELEGQIVGTLQMFRSSEQAYDKPEMGITSAIVRFLGVDPDVRGKGIAESLLRKSIELTQSWGENVLYLHTSDKMQAAIRLYERMGFERALDKEFVNQNGTHVKSYQYVIQKEQPARSSHHS; encoded by the coding sequence ATGGAGCAGCAAGAGCTGATCATTCGTCAAGCAGTCAAAGAAGATCATGAGGCCATTAGACACGTACTCATCAAATCCTATTCACAGTATGAGCCTCAATTTACAGAGGAAGGCTGGCAAAATTATTCTGCTGCGCTTGCAGCAGCCGTAGATAATCCCAACATGGAGCTGATGCTTGTGGCGGAGCTTGAAGGTCAGATCGTAGGAACGCTTCAAATGTTCCGATCATCAGAGCAAGCGTATGACAAACCCGAAATGGGCATTACATCAGCCATCGTCCGGTTTTTAGGGGTAGATCCCGATGTCAGAGGAAAAGGAATCGCAGAGTCATTGTTACGTAAAAGCATTGAACTCACGCAATCATGGGGCGAAAATGTCCTGTACCTTCATACATCTGATAAAATGCAGGCTGCCATTCGCCTTTATGAAAGAATGGGCTTTGAGCGTGCACTAGATAAAGAATTTGTGAATCAAAATGGGACGCATGTCAAGAGCTATCAATATGTCATCCAGAAAGAACAGCCGGCACGTTCATCACATCACTCATAA
- the mmuM gene encoding homocysteine S-methyltransferase, giving the protein MNPIQSRLQAHAPLILDGALATELERKGCNLNDSLWSAKILIEQPELIQQVHLDYFQAGADCATTASYQTTIDGFAEKGYSKEEAIELMKRSVTLAKEARDLFWQDEASRNGRTKPFVAGSVGPFGAYLSDGSEYKGNYGLTEQALIDFHRPRIQALVEAGADILACETIPCLIEAIAIAKLLQDEFSGVSAWITFSAKDDLHISEGDLLRECVQALEPYEQIAAVGVNCTPPQYISSLIQEMKKGTSKPIVVYPNSGELYDPDEKVWSGDTPQHTFGECAHQWYQDGAHIIGGCCRTTPEDITDILKLTTS; this is encoded by the coding sequence ATGAATCCTATTCAAAGCCGTTTACAGGCTCACGCACCTTTAATTTTAGACGGTGCACTTGCAACAGAGCTTGAACGAAAGGGCTGCAATTTAAATGACAGTTTATGGTCAGCCAAAATACTGATTGAACAGCCAGAATTGATTCAGCAAGTACACTTGGATTACTTCCAAGCCGGAGCTGACTGTGCCACAACAGCGAGTTACCAAACGACGATTGATGGCTTCGCTGAAAAAGGCTATTCAAAAGAAGAAGCCATTGAACTAATGAAACGATCCGTCACTTTAGCAAAAGAGGCACGCGATCTTTTTTGGCAGGATGAAGCCAGTCGTAATGGGCGGACAAAACCATTTGTCGCAGGATCTGTAGGGCCATTCGGCGCTTATTTGTCTGATGGTTCAGAATATAAAGGAAATTACGGACTCACAGAGCAGGCACTCATTGATTTTCATAGACCAAGGATTCAGGCATTAGTAGAGGCCGGTGCAGATATTCTTGCGTGTGAAACGATTCCTTGCCTCATTGAAGCAATAGCCATCGCAAAGCTATTGCAAGATGAATTCAGCGGTGTATCTGCTTGGATTACATTCAGCGCGAAGGACGATCTTCATATTAGTGAAGGAGATTTGCTCAGAGAATGTGTACAAGCACTGGAACCTTATGAACAGATCGCTGCTGTTGGCGTTAACTGTACGCCGCCGCAATATATCTCTTCTCTCATTCAAGAGATGAAAAAGGGGACAAGCAAGCCGATTGTCGTATATCCAAACTCAGGGGAATTATATGATCCTGACGAGAAGGTATGGAGCGGGGATACGCCTCAGCATACATTCGGTGAATGTGCGCATCAATGGTATCAAGACGGCGCGCATATCATCGGCGGCTGCTGCCGGACGACGCCAGAAGATATCACGGACATCTTAAAACTTACCACATCATAA
- a CDS encoding PadR family transcriptional regulator, translated as MNAQLKKGLLEFCVLAVLKKGDSYGYQMIKDMSHCIEISESTLYPILKRLEQNNYVETYSQEHNSRLRKYYRMTQSGREHMAQFLAEWDQVMAIYDFISGGQGNE; from the coding sequence ATGAATGCACAATTAAAAAAAGGTTTACTGGAATTCTGTGTACTGGCGGTATTAAAGAAAGGCGATTCCTATGGTTATCAAATGATTAAAGATATGTCCCATTGTATTGAGATTTCAGAATCGACATTATATCCGATATTAAAGCGGTTAGAGCAAAACAATTATGTGGAGACCTATTCCCAGGAACATAATAGTCGATTAAGAAAATACTACCGGATGACACAAAGCGGCCGTGAGCATATGGCGCAGTTTTTAGCGGAATGGGATCAAGTGATGGCGATTTACGACTTTATTTCTGGAGGACAGGGCAATGAATAA
- a CDS encoding S8 family peptidase, with protein MFKKQVKSCVIVLMAIILCMAALPGYEAAAASKGTNVNEAIGLKNGEVISGTLQNEMEESWYQITPSAQEVAKDTHMKISVKSKQVLSVSVYPSKDRAMKDDTYSRYRVDTASGETEVDFPHAWSGPYYVKVLYLGSEEDSRDEEEDAAYTIGYKGANLPPSEPVFPEDDEFDIIIIEKKYGREILQSIRTIEDKRFNETPNGQKLSRVLQKTKPFLKTKLIKQKNEQQKVYNHLLTLKSLLNDVEKNGAFSGHIVTEKEQQAIRSLFDMLKGASPAYLKKELEAVNQQIGIDQLEGKSIGYVLEKQKLVKEEKVKTNKIIFKLKDGQTLQSAKKKMKSYGIQENRVTSQSVSPLFKGMYVYDVPAGQESAGKTLKAGKAVIKSTARKLSSMPNVEFAEPVQTYRALSNDVQYGYQWPLKNSGQNSGKKGADVKFDQMNTLIGTSKMKQTLIAVVDTGVDSRLTDLSGTVRTDLGANLIGRNKDAIDDNGHGTHVAGIIAAKADNHYSMAGLNQHTGIIPVKVLDAYGFGDTEHIALGIKHAVDKGAKVINMSLGGYYSRVIEYAMNYAAQRNVLVVVASGNDGVPEMGYPATSKYAMAIGASNRMDIAAEFSSFGKGLSMSAPGSDIPSLMPDGNVSYLSGTSMATPYVAAAAGLLLSKNPTLKPNQVRNILQSTADNISFTSVDGTDDVFYDENEEPIVDPKIPGVDWMTGHGRLNAFAALSAVELNASVSKVEDQHQKVTGKAKAGAAISVYRGKTLLGTGTAGKNGTFSVKIKHQNKNKVLHIKISKGKAATTLKTVVKKGKAPAKPKVGKVTVKSKTVKGTAGAGLTIKVKNKSKKVIKTVKTNNKGAFTAQIKPQKAKTVLYVTASDVRKRESKAVKVVVVKK; from the coding sequence ATGTTCAAAAAGCAGGTCAAATCCTGTGTGATCGTACTCATGGCCATCATACTCTGTATGGCGGCATTACCTGGATACGAGGCAGCAGCTGCCAGTAAAGGTACAAATGTCAATGAAGCCATTGGGTTAAAAAATGGTGAAGTCATTTCAGGGACATTACAAAATGAAATGGAAGAGTCATGGTACCAAATCACGCCATCTGCACAAGAGGTGGCAAAAGATACACATATGAAAATTTCTGTCAAAAGTAAACAAGTGTTATCCGTATCGGTCTATCCAAGTAAAGACAGAGCGATGAAGGATGACACTTATTCGAGATATCGTGTGGACACTGCAAGTGGAGAGACAGAGGTAGACTTCCCGCATGCATGGTCAGGTCCTTATTATGTCAAAGTGCTCTACTTAGGGTCAGAGGAAGACAGCCGTGACGAGGAGGAGGATGCAGCATATACAATCGGGTATAAAGGAGCTAACCTTCCGCCTTCTGAACCTGTTTTCCCAGAAGATGATGAGTTTGACATCATTATTATAGAGAAAAAATACGGGCGCGAAATTCTCCAATCGATTCGCACAATTGAAGATAAACGTTTTAATGAAACACCAAATGGTCAGAAGCTGAGCCGTGTGCTTCAAAAAACAAAACCATTTCTCAAAACAAAGCTCATCAAACAAAAAAATGAGCAGCAAAAGGTATACAATCATTTGCTGACATTAAAGTCACTGCTAAATGACGTAGAGAAAAATGGTGCATTTAGCGGTCATATCGTGACAGAGAAAGAACAACAGGCAATCCGTTCCCTTTTTGATATGCTCAAAGGAGCAAGTCCTGCCTATTTAAAGAAGGAATTAGAAGCAGTGAATCAACAGATTGGAATCGATCAGCTTGAAGGAAAATCGATCGGTTATGTATTAGAAAAGCAAAAGCTTGTAAAAGAAGAGAAAGTGAAGACGAATAAGATCATTTTTAAACTAAAGGATGGCCAAACGCTTCAATCTGCGAAAAAGAAGATGAAAAGCTATGGAATCCAAGAAAACCGCGTGACATCACAATCAGTAAGTCCTTTGTTTAAAGGAATGTATGTCTATGATGTGCCAGCAGGGCAAGAATCAGCTGGGAAGACTTTAAAAGCAGGCAAAGCTGTGATCAAAAGCACTGCGAGAAAGCTGTCCAGTATGCCGAATGTTGAATTTGCAGAGCCTGTTCAAACCTATCGTGCACTGAGTAATGATGTGCAGTATGGATACCAATGGCCTCTGAAAAACAGCGGGCAAAACAGCGGGAAAAAAGGCGCTGATGTGAAGTTTGATCAAATGAATACATTGATTGGCACAAGCAAAATGAAGCAAACATTGATTGCTGTTGTGGATACAGGTGTAGACAGTCGTTTGACTGATCTAAGCGGGACTGTTCGTACGGACTTAGGTGCGAATCTCATTGGACGAAACAAAGATGCGATTGATGACAATGGACACGGTACGCATGTGGCGGGCATCATTGCCGCAAAAGCTGATAATCATTACTCAATGGCAGGTCTCAATCAACATACGGGCATCATTCCGGTGAAGGTGCTGGATGCTTATGGTTTTGGAGATACAGAGCATATTGCACTTGGAATCAAGCATGCAGTGGATAAAGGCGCAAAGGTCATCAACATGAGTCTTGGCGGCTACTACAGCCGGGTGATCGAATATGCAATGAACTACGCGGCGCAAAGAAATGTACTAGTGGTCGTGGCGAGTGGAAATGATGGCGTTCCAGAAATGGGCTATCCTGCGACATCAAAGTACGCAATGGCCATTGGCGCAAGCAACCGTATGGATATTGCTGCTGAATTCTCAAGCTTTGGTAAAGGACTGAGCATGTCTGCACCAGGATCTGATATTCCAAGCTTAATGCCAGATGGGAATGTCTCATATCTGAGCGGGACATCAATGGCGACACCATATGTGGCAGCGGCAGCAGGATTACTGCTTTCTAAAAATCCAACCTTGAAGCCGAATCAAGTAAGGAATATTTTGCAAAGCACAGCCGATAATATCTCCTTTACATCTGTTGATGGCACAGATGACGTGTTCTATGATGAAAATGAAGAGCCTATTGTCGATCCGAAAATTCCAGGCGTCGATTGGATGACAGGACATGGCAGACTGAATGCATTTGCTGCTTTAAGTGCTGTCGAACTAAATGCATCTGTGAGCAAAGTGGAGGATCAGCATCAAAAGGTGACAGGTAAAGCAAAGGCTGGCGCTGCTATTTCTGTGTATAGAGGTAAAACCCTGCTTGGAACAGGCACAGCGGGCAAAAATGGAACCTTTAGTGTGAAGATTAAGCATCAGAACAAAAACAAAGTTCTTCACATTAAGATTTCAAAAGGAAAGGCAGCAACGACGCTCAAAACAGTCGTCAAAAAAGGCAAAGCACCAGCTAAGCCGAAAGTGGGCAAAGTAACGGTCAAAAGTAAAACGGTCAAAGGGACTGCGGGTGCAGGATTGACCATTAAAGTAAAAAATAAATCAAAGAAAGTCATCAAAACAGTAAAAACAAATAACAAGGGCGCATTTACTGCCCAAATAAAACCGCAAAAAGCCAAAACAGTCTTGTATGTGACTGCTTCAGATGTGAGAAAAAGAGAAAGCAAAGCGGTGAAAGTTGTTGTTGTGAAAAAGTAA
- a CDS encoding YitT family protein, translating to MKKCVKDIAMILIGSFLFAAAVNMFVIPLEFGEGGVTGLSIIFYYLFEIAPWLTNLVFNAILLLVGYKYLDKKTTIYTVVAVASNSLFLHLTTTWVVNVHELIIGAIFAGIIIGIGIGLVLRAGGTTAGSAILGRIANKYLDWNVSYAILFFDLIVVFASYFIIGAEKLMFTIVMLYVATKVMDFVIEGLNTKKAVTIISSCKDDIAEEINHTLDRGVTILNGRGHYSKESKEILYAVIQKQELMRLKKIIKKIDRDAFVVVHDVRDVFGEGFVNI from the coding sequence TTGAAAAAATGTGTAAAAGATATCGCAATGATTCTAATTGGTTCTTTTTTATTTGCCGCCGCAGTGAACATGTTTGTCATTCCGCTTGAATTTGGTGAAGGCGGTGTAACGGGGCTGTCCATCATTTTCTATTATTTGTTTGAAATTGCACCATGGCTGACGAACCTAGTGTTTAATGCCATTCTGCTGCTTGTAGGGTATAAATATTTGGACAAGAAGACGACGATTTATACTGTGGTTGCGGTCGCAAGTAACTCCCTATTCTTACACCTGACCACAACATGGGTCGTGAATGTTCACGAATTGATCATTGGAGCCATTTTCGCGGGAATCATTATTGGAATTGGGATTGGTCTTGTGCTAAGAGCAGGCGGTACTACGGCGGGCTCTGCCATACTTGGAAGAATTGCCAACAAGTATTTAGACTGGAACGTGAGCTACGCCATCTTGTTCTTTGATCTGATCGTCGTATTTGCTTCTTACTTTATTATTGGTGCGGAAAAATTAATGTTCACGATTGTCATGCTGTACGTGGCAACAAAGGTGATGGACTTCGTGATAGAAGGACTTAACACGAAAAAGGCAGTGACGATCATATCTTCATGCAAAGATGATATTGCCGAAGAAATCAATCACACCTTGGATCGAGGCGTGACGATTTTAAACGGCCGCGGTCATTATTCAAAGGAATCGAAGGAAATTCTCTATGCAGTCATTCAAAAGCAGGAGCTTATGCGTCTAAAGAAAATCATTAAGAAAATTGATCGAGACGCATTCGTTGTTGTCCATGACGTGCGTGATGTGTTCGGAGAAGGATTTGTGAATATATAA
- a CDS encoding DUF1700 domain-containing protein codes for MNKKEFLASLEKHLHRLGEKESDRFIEYYDEMIEDYQEDGYSEQEAVHQVGQPAMIAEGILKEQGIKTVQVPTFGEKATRLSILILGFPLWGSILAAVFLLILSMYMVIWCIPLVTGTMTLVGLLGGFWSIIGSPFIFQDGLHVVVTQIGVGIFLLGVGLLCGMATVYLTKLFVQMTFQTTKAFMGMFKKKVVRV; via the coding sequence ATGAATAAAAAGGAATTTTTAGCTAGCCTAGAGAAGCACCTGCATCGTCTAGGCGAAAAAGAAAGTGATCGGTTCATCGAGTATTACGATGAAATGATCGAGGATTATCAGGAAGATGGCTACAGTGAACAGGAGGCAGTTCATCAAGTGGGTCAGCCTGCGATGATTGCTGAAGGGATTTTGAAGGAACAAGGAATTAAAACCGTTCAGGTGCCCACGTTTGGAGAAAAAGCCACAAGGCTCTCCATCCTCATCTTAGGCTTTCCATTATGGGGTAGTATTCTGGCCGCAGTTTTCCTGCTAATTCTTTCTATGTATATGGTAATTTGGTGCATCCCACTCGTGACAGGTACAATGACGCTAGTTGGTCTGCTCGGCGGTTTTTGGAGCATCATTGGTTCTCCGTTTATCTTTCAGGACGGTTTGCATGTGGTGGTGACGCAAATTGGTGTTGGTATTTTTCTATTAGGTGTTGGATTATTATGCGGCATGGCTACGGTGTATTTGACAAAGCTATTTGTTCAAATGACTTTTCAAACCACTAAGGCATTCATGGGAATGTTTAAAAAGAAGGTTGTGAGAGTATGA